A stretch of DNA from Oryza brachyantha chromosome 9, ObraRS2, whole genome shotgun sequence:
TTAAACATTTCTGGAAACCACACCGGATCAGTATCCCAGTGCTCGTCAATTATTTTATCTCCTACAATATCGACAAGTCCATAAGCTTTGGCTTCGTCTGCTGACATAGAAATATCCCTTTCCATCTCTTCGGATACAACCCGAAAAGGCTTTTGCCTGTTCTTAGTGCATAAACCCTTGTGATCATTTCGCGAACTTTGTGTAACTCTTCCATTTCTAGTAAAAATTGACTGTATTCAGTGGACCTTATTTTTGAAATGGTAGCTCTGTTCCTTTTGGTGCCTTGTCAGTTAGAGCTGAGGCTTGAATATAGTTCAATCAAGTTAAATGGCTTATATATGGCATATCAGCATttatttcttgaaaaataGTTTTGCTGACTGTTTGACAAATGCATTGAATTCGTGCAGAGGATGAAAGAAGCAAAGTCAAGAGCACAAAAATCCAAGCTCAGCTTGGCAGGTTTTGAAACTCCGAAAGGTCCAAGGCCTAGTGCTGGAGTTCAACTTAACATCAAGGAGTTCTACCGCTCGAAGAAAGGGCCGGGCAGCGATTCTGGGAAGGACGGCTCAAGAAAATCCTCTGATGTGGACCTCAGCAAGAACTTGCCCAAGAATGTTCGGCGATGCCTCCTCTTCGACTGACAACTGGTCTGCCTTCTGTCTTCCTAGTAGTCTTGCTCTACTGTTGTACATGTTGCAGTAACATTCCTTATTTCCTTTTGGCCCATGGATGTACATTATCGTGGCCAGTTTTTGTATAGGGAAAACATACATGTCTTTCATCTGATGGAAAACAGTTTCAGTTGAATCTTAATAGTATCTGCCTGTTTCATGCCATGGCATCACTGCTTGCGTAGCATGGCAAAAACTATTGCAGCACGTGAGAATTGAACCTGAAATGAACTGTCCAGTCTATACTAGCTACAGTGCTTTCTTTTTGACCAACAGTTAACCTCTACACAAAAGGTCAATTCTGTCTATGGCGATGAACAGTCAATAGTTTCATCACCAAGAAGTGTGGACAGGTTTTTGCAACGAAGGTTTAAGCCTTGCCTCACAAGGTGTTGACCTTGTGTGTATCATGTACAGCTTGTATGTGTATCTGATACTGTTAGACCCAGTATTTCCAGAGCTCTGACTTGCCCTGATGTCAACCTGAAAAGCTTGTATGTGTATCTGATACTGTTAGACAGTATTTTTAGAGTTCTGACCTGCCCTGATGTCAACCTGAAAAGAGTACACCGTGGATTCATGAGTCATCTTTCCTAACCTACAGGAGACGACAAACATCGCCTTTTCAGCAAGAGGGATGATTAGGTAATGAGGATGGTTGATCCTGATCCATAGGGATGGATCAGATTCAGAATCATTCAGGTTCAGACTTCCAGTGGATCAACTGGCACAGTGTTGCTTTCTCCTGTCGTAATGGTGTGATCGCAAGTTGAGTGTGCATGCAAACTATGTGCAAAGCAAAGCTGTGGCTTGCTGGTATCACCAGCAAGCTGAATTGGTCGTTCTCTGCAACTAGCTGTAGCTGCTTGTGTGAGGTGAAAAATGATCTTGTGGTGTCATGAATGAATGGGTGTGAAAAGAGGGATGGGTTGCGGCAAGAATCAGTGAGATGGAGATGGGTTTGCAGCGTTGGGTGAGATGCAACTTTACTTGACAGGTGCAGTGGGAGCTTCCCTCCCTGCAGCTGGGAGGCTCTGCATCGACTTTTCGTGtctgaatcttttttttttcgtttgtttgtttgttgcaTTTGGTAGATTTTCAGTCTCTTTCTGAATTCTGGtcctgaattttgaatttatttaatcTGAATTTGGAACATAGCTGTTAGTCTAAAAGGTCTATGTAGCCAGATTACTGACAACATTTAGTGGTGAACTAGAATTGCTGCTGTTTGGGTGGCACACTGATTGTTTGATCTATGGTTGATAGGCCAATGAACGAATcgataaatatgatttatgggtaaaatttttcaaattttggttgcaTGTGGCAACGAGCAAAGTGGCagtcattttttgtttgtttaaatagaaaaagcaaaacaacatatttacaaacaaaaaataatttataaataaaacttttatacacctGTTcgtagtgatctaaaagcaaatattgaaaaatatattacgaCGAAAAACCTTTAaagtcaacttcaaatttaaggtttaaaagtttaaattttaacttataagtataaaagtaTAAGTATTAGCGAAAAGACTAGTGTATATAGACTATGAGAGTGTAACTCGTTTGAATAAGCATGAATTATAATGAAACTCGTTTGAATAAGCAtgaattacaaaattatagcTTGATTACAAGAAAACCACTTAAAAGATATTAGAGCCTGCCTGGGCATTTGTGTTTAACTGAGTTAATCACCTACTTTAGCTTTCAGTTGGTTTAAGAGGACTTCATAACTCTTTGGATAGCCGGAGAAGTAAATTCACATGAATTCATGGACTGTCCACTCAAATTCGGATCAAATTCATCGTGTTACTCATTGAGTCATTGTTCAATTATCACCAGCCTAAAATAGTACTAGTACAAATCAGCCTCCCCATGATTAGAAATGGGAAAGCTCTCACATAAAAGGAGGAGAAAATCTACCAAATttgaaaatcacaaaattgcCATTCCTCAGTCCCACTGCCTACTCTGCTCGAAATTCCCAACTACTCTGTTCCCGGGGAAACAAATTCGTCCAAAATTTGTGCAAAATTTCTGCTGCTGACCGGCGAGATCAGTAGCTCCAGAGCGGCATGTCGGagccggcgagctcgccgtcCTCCCACCACgctccggcggccggcggctccACGAGCAGCCCATGCGCCAAGCTCGCGTAGTACGACCCGGCGTCCATCCCGCCGAACCTGAACCCGTCGTCGAGCAGCTCGAACGCGGCGTCGGGAACGAGGGACGTCGCCGGCACCGGCAAGATGTGtttgtcatcgtcgtcgtcgttgtcgtcggCGACCGTCTCGGCGGGAGACGAGGGCGCCGTGGAGGCGACGGACAGGGACGGGCACTGCTGCCGCTGGAACGCCTCGAcggcctcggcgacggcgtccttGACCCCcctggcgccggcgagcgccgccgcctccggcggcaCGGGCGGCATCCGCCAGGCGGAGTCGGCGAAGTTGAGGCACGCCCCCTTCCCGCACAGCGCCAGCACGGCGGCGTCGTGCGCCCGCGCGGCCatctcggcggtggcgaaggTGCCGAGCCAGAGCCTGGTCCCCCGGCGGCCCGGGACGCGCACCTCGCAGACCCACCTCCCGGCGCGACCCCCGCCGCCTGACGCCGCGGTACACCGGGTGCCTCGTCTCCCTGAACTTGGTCCTCCCCGCCGGCTTCTTGGGTGGCTCCGACCACACCGTCCTGTACTCCAGATGCGCCTCCTCCATGTCCATGGGGTGCAAGTGCAGTCGCAAAGAGAAGGTTGGGTTCGCCGGCGAGA
This window harbors:
- the LOC102705561 gene encoding LOW QUALITY PROTEIN: dehydration-responsive element-binding protein 1B (The sequence of the model RefSeq protein was modified relative to this genomic sequence to represent the inferred CDS: inserted 2 bases in 1 codon); amino-acid sequence: MDMEEAHLEYRTVWSEPPKKPAGRTKFRETRHPVYRGVRRRGSRXGRWVCEVRVPGRRGTRLWLGTFATAEMAARAHDAAVLALCGKGACLNFADSAWRMPPVPPEAAALAGARGVKDAVAEAVEAFQRQQCPSLSVASTAPSSPAETVADDNDDDDDKHILPVPATSLVPDAAFELLDDGFRFGGMDAGSYYASLAHGLLVEPPAAGAWWEDGELAGSDMPLWSY